A DNA window from Solanum lycopersicum chromosome 3, SLM_r2.1 contains the following coding sequences:
- the LOC138347282 gene encoding NAC domain-containing protein 83-like: protein MDKFNFVKDGAIKLPPGFRFQPTDEEIVFQYLIRKTFSCPLPASIIPEINICKNDPWNLPGDVEQDRYFFSNKEAKYRNGNRANRATIGGYWKPSGLDKQIICSKRKPIVGMKKTLVFYKGKSASQAYRTDWIMHEYRLVLPKNSSSNLHVHFNKSSSQQNNSLVQIGNWVLCHIFLKKRNGKCDEEIIEANCHDDNYKANDEHNDVVYYDFMREDNLSDSRAAASSCSSSLSINNDDANEVSSCPTSLLQHQQPL, encoded by the exons ATGGACAAGTTCAATTTTGTGAAAGATGGAGCGATAAAGCTACCTCCTGGTTTTCGATTTCAACCTACTGATGAAGAAATTGTTTTTCAATATTTGATACGTAAAACATTTTCTTGTCCCTTGCCTGCTTCTATTATACCTGAAATCAATATTTGCAAGAACGACCCCTGGAATTTGCCTG GTGATGTAGAGCAAGATAGATATTTTTTCAGCAACAAGGAAGCTAAATATAGGAATGGTAATAGAGCAAATAGGGCAACTATAGGTGGTTATTGGAAGCCAAGTGGTTTAGATAAACAAATTATATGCAGTAAAAGAAAGCCAATTGTTGGGATGAAGAAAACTCTTGTTTTCTATAAAGGAAAGAGTGCTTCTCAAGCTTATAGAACTGATTGGATTATGCATGAATATCGTCTCGTTCTTCCCAAAAATTCATCATCCAATTTACATGTCCATTTCAACAAATCATCATCTCAACAG AATAATTCATTGGTTCAAATAGGAAATTGGGTTCTTTGtcatatatttttgaagaaaagaaatggaaaatgtGATGAAGAAATTATTGAGGCTAATTGTCATGATGATAATTACAAGGCTAATGATGAGCATAATGATGTAgtgtattatgattttatgAGGGAAGATAATTTGAGTGATAGTAGAGCTGCAGCTTcctcttgttcttcttctttgagCATTAACAATGATGATGCAAATGAGGTTTCTTCATGTCCAACTAGTCTACTACAACATCAACAACCTCTTTAA